The Deltaproteobacteria bacterium region CGTAGAACTCCGACATCGCCATGGTGCGTGCTCCCTGAAAGCGCGCGGAAGCTAGCAGAAGGTGCCGCAGCGCGTAACGGCGCTGACGCGTGCGGGTGTGCCCTCTGACGCCGCTCGGCCGCCCGCCCAGCAGCCCCTCGCCGCTCGCGCGCCGCGTGCTCTGATGCGCGCGATGCTGCCGCTCCTCGCCACGTTGCTCGCCGCGACGCCCGCCTGGCAGCCGCCCTCGGACACCGCACTCGACGCGCTCGTCCGCGAGCTTCAGGCCCGTCCGCTGACGGAACGGCTCGACGCGCTCTCCACGCGCTTTCTCGGCGCGCCGTACCAGATGGGCCTGCTCGGCGAAGGCCCGGGGAACGGGCCCGATCCCGATCCGCTCTGGCGCTGGGATGCCGTGGATTGCGTGACCTTCGTGGAGGAGATGCTCGCGCTCGCGCGCGCATCGTCGCTCGCCGACGCCGAGCAGGTGCTTCAGCGCATCCGCTACGGCGGCAACGCGATCCGCTTCGCCGAGCGAAATCACCTGATGGAGTCGCAGTGGCTTCCCAACAACATCCGCAAGGGCTTCGTGCGGCTCGTGACCAAGGACATCGCCGGCACCGACGTGCGCTACCTCTGGCGGCGCGCGCTGCTGCCCGACCGCGTGAGCGACGTCGCCCTGCCCTACCTGCCCCTGGATCGCGCGCTCGCGCACCAGGACCAGATTCCAGAAGGCGCCATCTTCTTCGTCGCGCGCGGGTTTCGCGGACACGTGGCCGATCACGTGACGCACGTGGGCTTCTTCGTGCGGCACGGCGGGCGGCTCTTCGCACGGCATGCGTCGAGCGGACGGCGCAAGGTGGTGGACGAGCCTTTCGAACACTTCTTGCTGCGCGAGGCGCAGAGCATCCCGCGCTTCCCCGTGGTCGGACTGGAGCTCGCACTGCCAGTGGAACCCGGCGCGCCCTGAGCGCGCTTGAATCCCGCGCGGGATCCACATAGTCGAAAGGGACTGTCGACCCGAGGTCGGTGAATGAAGCGCGTGTTCCTGGTGGCCGTGGCAGCGCTGGCGCTCGCCGGCTGCAAGATCAACGACGACTCCGCCTCGACGCTCCCCGGCGCCGGCGGCACCGGCACCGAAGCCGAGGCGCGCACGTTCCTCGAGGGCTTCCTCAAGGCCGACACCAACAAGCACGCGCTCTCGCAGCGGCTCGAGCCGCGCGCCGACGACTACGACGCGGTCTTCGAGGATGCGTCGGTCGAGAAGGCGCGCACCTGGTACCAGCACGCGTGGTCGACCCACAAGCTGACCATCCAGGGCACGAAGGAGCAGACGGAGCTGCAGGTCTTCCACATGACCACGGAGGACCTGAAGGCCAACGCCGACTCCGCGAAGCAGTTCCCCATGAGCTACTCGCGCGTGGCCAACGCGCTCAAGCCGGGGCTCACCATCTACGGCTTCCGCTTCGTGAAGCCGGGCGAGACTGCGGGCACGTCATTCGACGGCCTCATCTTCGTGAACGGCCACTGGGCGTTCTTCCCCAAGCCGTTCCACGCGCTGCGTTAGCCGACCAGCCACCAGCCACCAGCGAACTTCACCGCAGGTGAAGTTTGCTTGCTCGCCCGCTCTCCAAGCGACCAACAGTGGTCTTCGTTGCAAGCGTTCCTACCTTCCAGGGAGCGCGGAGGCTGCTCCGCGCGCAACCCGTCGACCCCTGGGTCGAGGAGGAGGACACCAATATGAAGGCCAAGATGCTGGCGAGCGTCGTGGGTGCCTTGCTGATGGCCGGTGCCACCAGCGCCCTGGCGGACCCGTCCGACACCAACGACATCAACAACACCGGTTCGCAGGACATGAACCAGGGCAACGCGGGCCAGGGCATGTCGGGCAGCGAGCAGGATCAGACCGGCGCGAACACGAACCTGCAGCAGAAGAACATCAAGAATGCCCACGCCGAGTCGGCCAAGGGCATGCTCATGAGGACCGACAACGACGCGCACACGCTCACGCTCACCATCCCCGCGGGCAAGACGACCACCATCGAGAAGGCTGGCAACGTGACCAGCATCGACCAGACCAAGCACCTGGTGACGCTCTCGCTGCCCGTGGCCCAGGACGCGAAGGTGCTCCGCAACGGCAAGAGCTCGTCGCTCACCGCGCTGCAGCCGGGCGATGAGATCCGCGTGAAGTACGACCCCAAGCTGAACGCCATCACCAACATCTCGGCCACGCCGATGAAGGGCCACGCCGGTCACCAGGGCGCGATGCAGCCCGAGCAGCCCGCGGGCACCACCAGCCCGGACATGACCAACCCGGGCACGCCCGAGGGCGCGGGTGGCGGCGCGAACACGCCGCCGGGCTCGAACACGAACCCGTCGAACCCGTAGCTGCAGATCGGTGGCGCGCCGCGGCGCGAAATGAACTTCGCACCTGGCGATTGTCAAAACCGGCCCTGCACGTTCGTGCTTCTCGAACGTTGCAGGGCCGTCACCGTTCGATCGCGCTGAACGGTTGCTCAATTTCGGCGTCCGGGCGGATGCTCGTGGATGGGAGAGAGATTCGCCGGGCCGGAGGTGCTCCCATGAACGCCAGATTGTTCCTCGCGTGGTTGTGGCGCGAGATCCTCAGCGTGGTGCTGGTTGGCGCGGTGGGGATGGTGTCGTTCGAGCTCGCGTGGCTCGCGGTTCGCCTTCCCGGCCAGCCGCCCCGGAGCTTCTTGCTCTTCGCGGGAGTGGCCCTGTGCAGCTGGCTGCACCCGCGGCTGACGCGGCCGAAGCGGCGGCTGGCGGCGGCGCACTGAGAGCCGCCATTCGACGGGAGCGCTGTGCTACCGTCGATTCATGAAAGTCTGGATTTCTGTCGTTTCGCTCATCGCGCTTGCGGGCTGCTTTCACAGCGGCTCG contains the following coding sequences:
- a CDS encoding lipoprotein; protein product: MKRVFLVAVAALALAGCKINDDSASTLPGAGGTGTEAEARTFLEGFLKADTNKHALSQRLEPRADDYDAVFEDASVEKARTWYQHAWSTHKLTIQGTKEQTELQVFHMTTEDLKANADSAKQFPMSYSRVANALKPGLTIYGFRFVKPGETAGTSFDGLIFVNGHWAFFPKPFHALR
- a CDS encoding DUF1460 domain-containing protein — encoded protein: MLPLLATLLAATPAWQPPSDTALDALVRELQARPLTERLDALSTRFLGAPYQMGLLGEGPGNGPDPDPLWRWDAVDCVTFVEEMLALARASSLADAEQVLQRIRYGGNAIRFAERNHLMESQWLPNNIRKGFVRLVTKDIAGTDVRYLWRRALLPDRVSDVALPYLPLDRALAHQDQIPEGAIFFVARGFRGHVADHVTHVGFFVRHGGRLFARHASSGRRKVVDEPFEHFLLREAQSIPRFPVVGLELALPVEPGAP